Sequence from the Notamacropus eugenii isolate mMacEug1 chromosome 6, mMacEug1.pri_v2, whole genome shotgun sequence genome:
gaagaaactgggattaaaaccaagaatcacccacccagcaaaaatagtataatacttcaagggaataagtgTTCATTCAATATTATACagggctttcaagcatttatgatgaaaagaccagaaatgaatagaaaatttgactttcaaacacaagaatcaagagaagcatgaaaaaataaacaggaaagagaaatcataaaagactttctaaagctgaacattcctgcatggaaagaaaatatttataactcttaagacttttctcagtatttggtaggtggagggattgtacacacacacacacacacacacacacagacaacgAGTACATGCTGTGTTGAATCACaagagatgatattcacaaaaaataaaataaaataaaaattaaggggtgagggagaaaaatactgggaggagaaagggagaaatggaatggggcaggctataactcataaaagagataagaaaaatcttgctcaatggaggagaaaagggataagggggaggggaaaagtgaagctactctctccacatatggcttaaggagggaataatgtactcactaaatttggtatgaaaatctatcttacactacaggaaagtagaggaggaggtgacaagtggggtgaggcagatgatagaagggaagtcaaatgggagaagggagtaactataAATAAACACTTCTGGGAAGGGAcgaggtcaaatgagggaataaaaaaataaggggggatagaggatagggggcaatatagttagtattacgcaacatgattattatggaagtcttttgaacaatgacacatatttagtctgtattgaattgtttgccttctcagtggggataggtagggagggaaggagggagaaaagttgcaattcaaagtactagaaatgaatgtttagaactattattgcatataactgggtaATAAGAAAcccaggtaatggggtatagaaatttatcttgccctacaaaaaagagagaagatggggataagggaagggtggggtgtgatagaagggagggtacattgagggaaagggtaatcaaaatgtAAGGTGttaggggatgggggaaggggagaggtggggagaaaaattggacacgCTACAAAGTGATGCGAAAGCAattgtattaaaacaattgactgaattaattactgaggctaaatcagagacatcattagtttgaggaaaagaattttagtctaagtttcttagATCTCataggaagggtgggagagcggctgttcagcctgggctgaggtacgATTCTCTTGAcgcagtttccccactgacacctagcagactttaagcctaactgaatgcaagttgacaatctactcctgcctggaactgacacgaagttggggagatattgttttcctgcaatgtccctactcttagtgacaatttcttgtagtcaaaaggtttataaACTTAATACcatatctattaaattatagattgttgttaggggaacatccgaggttaagtctaaaattaagctattaagctTAGGACTTTataccaacaacaataagttagggtcctttaattcttagtaacagagtggagacaattaggtcaagggcttatgaggTTAGCATGCATAATTACTATATGTATCTCAGTTGGctaatgtcaaaaaaaaaattcgtctgtggtctatattgtaaatgctttaaaagaagtatcacctgaccaaaagttgaaattgttttatgtgatatgaactgtgttaaaaatgaaaaaaaaaaaacaaaaaagaagactaACAGCAATGCAGGAAATCCAACTCCAATGTCTCATTTTAGTACAGTGGGATTCCTGCATGCTCAAAGTATAAAATCTTGAAATACAATGCTCTCAAAAGACCATATCTGCATTTTGAGAATCTGCCTAGCTAAGCACAAAGAAATTCATCATCAGTAGACTGACCAGCTGGGATACAAACTGGCTGCCACaactcatgaaacaaagaaaaatatgaaacagcATCATTGGGAGGGGTTGTTTGTAGAAGGTGAAATGAACCAGCCAGGCTGCAACAGGAGATGAAGGATCAGAATTCTCAATCTATTCTTATCTGACCTTCACATTTCTCAGGTGACACTGAGTCTTTTCCAGGCACACCCCTCCTCTTACCATCAAatgaaattttctcttcagtccACACTCTTGAATCTACCCTTGgagggtggttttttttttttttctgagcatgGGCAGAAAGGGGAAGACAATGTGCCCTACTGTGTAACCTTCTTGATTCTTTCACCAGACAGAAATTGTTGTTGGGATCAATTTTCCCTAAAGGCAACAATTAGATTTATACTTTTTTATCACAACTTGtgaaattatagaaaaaaaatcaatgtgatCTTTAATTAATCTCAGAGATCTGCAACATAAAAATCTTGACGTTTTCCAATAGTATGTTTTCTTTGTCACATTTTCTTGGTAACATGCAATTCCCACTCTCTCTTGCATCCCTTTTCCCATAATGCAGCACACATGAACCAGAAATTTCGGTGATCAACCACACTTTTACCTAATGCCATATTGCAATACTAATTGAAGAAATATGTGAACAAactggataaaaaaagaaaacttttcagTAAATACAAGCATTCCCAACTAGGAAGAAAGAGAggtaaagaaaaggcaaaccaatAATATCATTAGTGCTGAGTGAAAGAGTAACCGTGACTAGTGTTACCAGACAAGATTCTCAGACTGCCACCCCTGCCaaaatggatagagctctagatGCTGTTTAAATGCAGCCACCATACCTGTTCCATTCCCTCTTGAAATTCTTGTACATTATGACCAAGCTCACCCTCTCATCTGTGCacaacttgcttttaaaaaaatttttcaggGAGAAAGAGCAGGATCAAGAGTGTAAACCATGTGAAAGTCCATCCTGGTTTTGAGGAAGGACCTTTAGGATGCAGTTTAGCATTAGGTAAGTCTCAGACTCATCTATCTGCTGTGCAACATTTGAATGTGAACTTGGTAAAGAAGAATGATACATAGAAACTGTAGTGAATATGAGTCTAATCTGCCCAGGGACAGAGGAGGTATAGAGGAGAATGTGCTCCTTCTGTAGATATTGAGGAGTATGAAATATTGGTACTTCTGTGCTTGCTACATCTTCTGAGTAAATATCCCTGTGTAAGGCCTCGTTGATATTATTTGGACAAATGGAACTAGGGGAGTAACAAGTGTCAGCTACCAGAAAAACACATTGCAATGGGGCTTCAGCCCATAGAATTAGATAAAATCTCCCCATAAATACTCAATGGCATCTTAGAAATCTGAAGGGAATGTTTAACTGGCATAGCTGTGAAACAATAAGTCCTGACCAGGCccgtttataaatattttcttagctATTATTACTCCAAATATTATGGGATTTTTTTCCTAATGATCAACAAATCATATCATGTATTTTTGCTATAAATCAAACCAGAATGCAAGAGGAAATTGTAACTTCTTGgaagataattctgaaatttttttttttttttgagaagtaaGAAGTAAGGTGGTGGAGTTGATATTACCttttcctaaaaagaaaaaaaaattgcatgaagcatttttttcatttatatcttaGAAATTTTCAAAATAACTTGCAAAAAGACCACCGCAAAAATAATTGTAATGTATGCCTCAACATCTTTTACAAAGAATGAGAGAGTAGAAAAATTATTACATATAgttttacatatttacatatattacgTATAGTACAGTTACATCTATACATGCAGATATATAGAATCATCTCATTTCAAATTAGGTTATGTCATTGAGAATAGCTGAGAAGAGTGAAAAATGTTATGGGAAATATAGCTGCAGAGGAAGCAATGAAAGAGTACAAGAACTAAGGTTATAATGGCCTGGTTCACAAGTCGGGAATCTTCATTCTTGAGGCCATAattggccctctaggtcctcaagtgaagccctttgactaaaatcaaacttcaaaaaacaaatccccttcataaaaggatatattttgtaaaatttggactcagtcaaaaggccacacccatgGACCTaaaaggtcatatgtggcctcaaggctacaggttccccacctgggTCTGGTTCATTGAACACTTTTATATAATAGCTGAGGCTACATCAGCAGAAATGCCTTTGGATATTGTATCTCAGCAAGCCACAAGATGGCCAGCTAAGTTTCAGGTTCACAACACCACTCAACTGAACGTGTATAAAAACCACTGGAGAGCTCCAGCCCTGAGAATCCACCTTGTTAAATTTCTAAAACTATGCAGATTGTACTCCCATCTCCTAGATCTTCCCACTCTTTGTACATCCTAGTGTCTTCCAGTGTTCCTGTCTATGGGTTTAGATATTCTAATAACTCCTAACTTGCCTGGCTGGGGTCCCCATCCATTGGATCCTCTGTATTGATTTCTCCTTAACTTGAAACTCCCTCCAGAACTATTAATTCAAGTGAAATTCTATTTACTATACTGAAAGCAAACTAAAAATATGTTGAGTTTTAAAGTAGTTGGttttctgagttccaatttgtcTCATGGTGTTCTGTGACATAACAGGTTAATACATTTGcagttcttttttaaagaagtcCTTTCAAGTTTCTGTTTCCAACAGAGGGAACAAGACCAAGTCATCTCACCAAACTCAAGAATCTCTAGTCTCCTTTCATGGCCAGGGAGTAAATGATCCTTATGTTCTGACCCTCACCTGACACACAGCATCTGTCAACTATCCCATAGAAAATCATCATGTCATGTACAATAAATGCTCATGTATGCCAGGGAAATGTTATCCAGAACCTTAAAAAGATTGTTAATACTGTTTTCACGTAGGAACAATTGTCCTCACTGTGAATAGTACCTCTGTTCTAGGATCTGCAATTTCTACTTAATTGAGGTTCATAGATGGTCTTTTCTACCTCAGTTTTGTATATTTGTTATCAATATGGGTCATGGAATGATCAAAATGGAATTGGTGAGATGATGAAGATCAATTTTCATATTTTCAGCTTTCATCACGGTTTCTACACATTGATCCCAGAGCAATTTTTTAGAAAGTCAATGGCAGATCATACTATTTTGGTTATATTGCTGTCCCAACTTGCTTCTCActtttttaaatcatgtattaacatatagaaataaaaaataaatgaaggctTGTGAGAATTTTGAGAACTTAGAAACTTCTTCTCTGTGTTAGTAATTTATTAAATCCCAAAGGGTTATAATTGGTACTTTAATGATGTAGGTTACGTTTGTTGTTAAGGGGCTTATATCCCAAATGCTGTTAAACCCAACATAAATTTGTTGCTGCAATGCAGTGATAATTCCTTGGAGTCTAAAGTTATCATCTTCTGACATCAGTAGGTACACTGCTATTGTTGGTTTTGCTATAAAAATTCTAagatttgatttttgatttctagGGACACCTGTCCATTCTTCTTTCCATATCAGACTGGATACCGATTTCAGTTTCACATTGAACTTTaatgaatttctctctctctctctctctgtctctgtctctctctctgtctctctgtctctctgtctctctctctgtctctctgtctctctctctttctctctctctctctcaatgatTAAGATCCATTCATGATTTGGGTAATCAGATTTCTGGCCCCTGTACTGCTATATAAGATCAAAGATTTGAAAGTAAGCTCTATGTATGAAGAATGATTACAGCATGGTACTAAGTAAATTCTGATTGACCGCAGGTCACATCAAATATTTTGAAATCTCACTACAAATAGTAAGTATCCAATAGAATATGGTTAGATAAGGACACACTAGGTTAAGAACTCAGTGTGTATACATGGGTACATTTATTTGATGCATTACATTTCTCCCACCTTTGAGACTGAGGACTTAGGGGGAAGAATTTTACTGACGTAGTTGTTGTTTGATGTGGTGGAAAGAGAATTGGACCTGAAGTCGATAGAGTTTGGTTTGAAtgtttgggtttgaatcctgcatcTGAGTCTTACTGACTCTGCCTGTGATTGGGGGTAAATGATTACACCTCAGTTATCCTCAGTTGcctcagctttaaaatgagaGTAACAATATTTTGTTCTCAAAATTGTGGGAGGAAAATTATTTACAAAGTTAAGGTGCAATATTGAGTTATCCAAATTCCTGTTATCAAATTATTGTGATGTTACCAATAAAAATGAGACGACATAAAAATGAGGTTTTTAAAAGTAAGTTTTCTTCCATTCAACTAATATTTTTCTGCACCCATTGTTCACAGGGGATCTGTCctaggtattggggatacaatgaaaaaaatgcaaaacagttCTTAATCttggggagcttacattctattgtgaAGAGGAAGGGATAACATAGTGACACagacaagtaaatacaagatagGTTGACAAGGACAGAGATTTAGAAACTAGGCCTCCTGTAAGTGGTGACCCACTAGTTGAGAAACAAAGGAACCTTTAACttctaagaagcagagaagaAATAGCTCATTTCTAGTTACATGCAGAGGGGCAGAGATGGGAATTGAATTCAGAGTCTAGAAAATAGGTTGCTTGGGCTGCAATATAGAATATATGAATgagaataaagtgaaataaatctGAAGAGGGAGACTAGATTCAGATTGGACCTGATTCTAAATATCAAGTTGAGGAATTGTTATTTTGTTCTTAAGGCCATAAGGAATGTTTTCCAAGTGTTAGTAAGTGACATAGTTAGTCATTTGCTTAAGGAACAACATTATTAGAGGTTTTTAGAGGATAATTTAGAGGAAGTAGAGGCTGGACTACTAATTAACAGACTTTTACAACAGTCAAAGTGAGAAGAGATACAAATCTAAGTTAAGGACATGACTTTGTGAGTGGACGTAAGACgtaagaaatataaggtatatatgtatgcaggtatatatgtatagtatgtgtatatacactatatacacacacacatgggtacatatgtgtgtacatatagatatatgatgTAAaagtgacaagatttggcaattttCTGGATGGGTaagggaaaatggagagaagacGAAAGATTAATTCCAGAACTGCAAACCAGAATACCTAGAAGGATGGTGGGGCACTgaacagaaataagaaattatGGAGATAAGTGATTTTGAAATTGAAGATAAGAATAGGATGGGTTCTCTTTTGTACTTGTTGAGTTTGAAAATGACTTGGGGACATCTAGTTACAAGAGTCTTACTGTTACTAACGTATTGATTGAAGTTTAGGGtgggatagataaatagatcagagagagagaaagagagagagagagagaggcagacagacagacagatagatagatagatgatagatagatagatacatagatacacagatagatacatagataggtagatcatagatagatagatacagatagatttGGTACTCGTCCAAGCAGAGTTCTTAATGGGATTTGTGGAAGCTTACGAGCACATTGAGAAGGcataaaaaaagaggagaggacttGGGCAAACCCAGGGGGCACATGTATGACTAGGAGGGAGCACAGGGATCAAAATCTGCTGAAGGAGACTGAGAATGaaaggtaaggtaagaagacagATAAGAGGAATTCTAGCACCAGCAGAACCAGTGTCATGAGAAAATATTCATGGAGAGTAGGTGGTCTACATTGTCATGTGCTAGGTAGAGaccaagaatcaatcaatcaacacatttaattaagcacctactattctTCAGGCAGTTTCCTAAGTGGCACATGGATGGAATGTctggcatggagtcaggaagactcattttcccaagttcaaatatggtctctgACCCTTACTAGGTGTGATGCTGGGCAACTCACTAAAcactatttgccttagttcctcatatgtaaaatgaactggataaggaaagggcaaaccacttcaatatctttggaagaaaaccccaaaatgggtcacaaagagttggatatgatggaaaataattaaacaacaaaaagaaatgatacaaatataaagttTGAAAGATTCCATACCCCCTAGGAATTTAAAAGAACATCTTTAAAATTGGGATTTATGAATTAAGAAATTGTTCACAGCTTTGTAGAAAATACTTCCAGTAGACTAATGGGATCAGAAACCAGAGtaggaagagaggaagtggaCTAGATAAGGGTAGATTTTTTTCATCCCTGAGCTGATTAGGAAAGGTGAGATACAAAATATGAAAACTTAAAAGGATTCCAGGGTCAATTGAATGTTTTTAAAGGATTTGACGTATCTGAGCCCAtttttaggaagaaagaaagaagtatgtagaaaaaaagattaaaaattaaaggagagtTGTCAATGGGGAAAGTTTAGAGCTGAAATGGGAGGGATGAGattaatgaaacaaataaatgTGTTGGCCCTGGAGAAGAGGACAATCTCTTTTTCAGAAATTTTTGCAAAGACAATAGGGGATGATATTGAGGAGTTTTGAACTgtaaaaaatgtaagaaaagggAGGATACAGGGACAGCTTTTCTTTTGTCAGAGAAGTAGGACATAAAATTTTCTCTTGAGAGGGAAGAGTGAATTAGGAGAGGTTGGAAAACTCACTCAGCACTGTACAAATTTTTGTTTAGTTAAGGGATCCTTTTTTCACATATTCACAAAGAAAGAGCTGGACCATAGAGCCCCAAAGGGATGTTATAGTCAGATTCTTGCTGAGTTGAACAGTATctcaatattttatattctttcttcctgaacttagaagaaaagaaaaaggaatttagaGTAAGAAAACATTCCCAGAAGAATTAATATTTAAGATAATTAATTTGGAATTtataaaacatcaagaaatgCAAACATTTCAAGATAGTTTGACAATGAAAAGAAGTATAATGTGTATACATGTGAAGTACTTCCCAGTTGTCATTTGTGCATTTTGAAAAGGTTTTGTTGCTCTTTGCCTTTCCCCGTGTCTATCAATACCCACTGAGTTacttctttccactcacagtGGAAGCCCTTCTTTGTAAAAGATATGCATATATTTAAGGCAGAAAAATCAATAGATCAAATCAGCCATGTCTGAGaatgcatgtctcattctgtaACTCTTCGTCAAAAAGTGGTAGTTAATATTTCCACATCAGCCTTTTGAAGATATGATTCATCTCTGTTTTCATCCAAGTTCAAagatctttcaaagttgcttccCCTTTCTTGACTATTGTGGTCCTCAcataaatttttcttctacttctactgagttcactctgcatcagttaataaaagtatttccatattactctAAAGTAGTCCTATTCATCACatcttatggcacaataaatgttcactgaattcCTGTACCACAGCTTACTCAGCTCCTCTGCAATTAAAGAAAGCAATGTGTAAACAGTATTTGGTTACAGCAGGGTGAGCAAGTGCTTtccattattttatataaaaatagcaGAGATTCTCAGGAAAATTTCCCATAGTCTTCAGGCTGCTAACATCTAGCCTACTGTTAACTGTTTATAGTAATACCAAGTTCTAAGAGCAAAATACAATAAGACTTAGAATCCAGATTCCCCATTCCTCCTCCTTTGTGGTTTTAGAGCACAAGGATCATCTCAGAAATCAAGACTTTTCTCATGGTCAATTAACATGAGGTGGATAACATCCTCAAATGTGGAAAAGTGTTCTGTGAGAGGGGAAGGATCACAAAACAgactttgtttcttttaaagggTTTAACAGTGGTGGTTACTTGGCAGAATTGCACTTAAACAATTGGCTACAGTCTTTGCATATAAGAAAGAAATGTTCCTATATTGGGAATTCAACTATCCTCTGTACTCTAATGGTTTTTTCACACTGTcagaacagcaaaaaaaaaaaatggcaaatcatagAGTATTGTAgaccaatgggaaaaaaatggagaaaacaaattTTTTCATCTCTGCTTTGCTTATGGACACCCTACCAGGGTGCATTGGAGCAAGTATTACAGTAAGACAGCAGAAGTGGAATGTCAGAGGTGGCCATTGAATGTTTACAAAATACATCAACAGACACACCCTAAATTTAATCCTGTATtctattttaatctctttttcttttatctaactTTCCCAGACATGTCTGGCCTTAACTGCACTCCTGTgactgaattcattattttggGATTAACAGATGATCCAACCCTTTGTGTCATACTCTTTGTGATATTTCTGGGTGTCTATGCTGTCACTTTAGTTGGTAACTTTAGCATAATCACATTGATCAGAAGTAGCTCCCAACTTCACACTCCAATGTACCTTTTCCTCAGTCACTTGGCTTTTGTGGATATTGGATATTCCTCATCTGTCACACCTCTCATGCTCTTCAACTTCCTTGTGGACAAGACCTCAATCCCTCTGCGAGGCTGTGTGGCTCAATTTTGTTTTGTAGCCATCTTTGGAACAGCTGAGTGCTTCCTTCTTGCTGTGATGGCTTATGATCGGTATGTGGCCATTTGCAGCCCCCTACTCTACTCCACCAACATGTCTACCAAGATCTGCACTCTGTTACTCATCATATCCTATATGGGTGGCTGTGTAAATGCTTGGATTTTCACTGGTTTCTTATTGAATCAGTCCTTCTGTGGAACGAATAAAATTAATCACTTTTTCTGTGATTATGCACCACTTTTGAAGCTTTCCTATTCCCAAGATGACCTTGCTGAAATTCTTCCTTCTGCCTCTGCTGGGTCAGTAATTATGGTCACAGTGTTAATTATTCTAATCTCTTATGTCTACATcctcttttctgtcctgaaaATAAGCTCCACTGAAGGGAGATCCAAAGCTTTCTCAACTTGCACCTCCCACCTCACAGCAGTCACTCTTTTTTATGGGACCAGTACATTCATTTATGTGTTGCCTAAGTCCACCTACTCAACAGATGAGAATAAAGTGGTGTCTGTTTTCTACACTGTAATCATCCCCATGTTGAACCCCCTGATCTACAGTCTAAGGAACAATGAAGTAAAAGGTGCCTTGAGAAAACTGATGAGTACAAAACACCTTTTTCCATGAATTCTCCTCAacacaagtatttcttaagta
This genomic interval carries:
- the LOC140512869 gene encoding olfactory receptor 5P1-like, with protein sequence MSGLNCTPVTEFIILGLTDDPTLCVILFVIFLGVYAVTLVGNFSIITLIRSSSQLHTPMYLFLSHLAFVDIGYSSSVTPLMLFNFLVDKTSIPLRGCVAQFCFVAIFGTAECFLLAVMAYDRYVAICSPLLYSTNMSTKICTLLLIISYMGGCVNAWIFTGFLLNQSFCGTNKINHFFCDYAPLLKLSYSQDDLAEILPSASAGSVIMVTVLIILISYVYILFSVLKISSTEGRSKAFSTCTSHLTAVTLFYGTSTFIYVLPKSTYSTDENKVVSVFYTVIIPMLNPLIYSLRNNEVKGALRKLMSTKHLFP